The following nucleotide sequence is from Coffea eugenioides isolate CCC68of chromosome 3, Ceug_1.0, whole genome shotgun sequence.
CAtgattttaaatataataactTCCTATATTAAAAAGAATAGTATTTATAGatttctaaaaacaaaaatatatacatactCTAACATGATGATTTTACAGATAATAACTTAAtgtaaaaaaagaataattaattatatatttttataataagcACACACACGTAGAGTGTACCAATAGCACTAGTGATTAATGACTCTTGGGGAAGAAGCAAACTTATATTCGAACTTGTGTTAAATGACTTTTGTGTGTCTTAATGActtttgtgcttaaatttgtgAGTTGTGTTTGGAAGTCAAGTAAATTCTTAATTGGAACTTATATGTGCCTTGGCTTCATTCACTTGATTCTGCTGCTGCTCCAATGAATTGCCGCTTTACTCCATAATCCAAAATTTCCCCAATGCATGACTGGAACATATAGCATGTCTATAAAAGGGGCCAAGAAGGTATTTAATACGGAAAAGTGCTACTCCCTCCGtctcactttgatagtcctgttatTCTTTTTCGTCTGttccaaattgtagtccactttccaattgaagaatgtagttgtattttaattttcataaaatacccttattcaatgtaagttgttgttactataaacctaccccatttaatgagagttgattctttttttaccatcaattcaagttctcaTAAAGTTGTATTCTAATTAATATGAGGGTATTTAAGGAAAATagttacctaaattgattgttccaataAAATTAATTACTTTTTATTAAATTGTGTAAAAAAAGAACCAGAACTATCAAAGTGACACGGAGGGAGTACTATATACCAACCAACTAAACACTGAAGCAAACAATTATGTGATGTTGAATGGTCATTATTTATTTCGATATCAATCTAGTTTCTTCCCAAAGATAAAAAAGACAAAACCGTCAAATGCTTGCGTACGTTGATTGGCCACTAAAATTAACATTTTCAGTCCAAGTCTTGTAAGAAAGTTCTGAAATGTGTGAAGATCCATTTTGACAAGCATATTTATTGCTCCCTCCATCCTTTGAcagttttgtttttcattttcgtCCATCTCAAATTGTAATCCCTCCGTTCCACTTTTTGATAatcctgtttttctttttcgtctgtcccaaattgtagtccacttctcaattgaaaaatatagttatcttttaatttatctaaaatacccttattcaatatAGGTTATTATTAGTATAAATTACCCTATTTAATGTAGATTGTTTCTTGACCGTTAATTCAAATTCCtataaaccatcaattcaagttttcatgaataattaatataaagttgtactctatttaatgtaagggtattttagaaaaatagcaatctaaatttgtttttccaacaaaattaaccactttttcttaaactgtgtgaaagaaaaaactaaaactattaaAATGGGATAGAGGGAGCAGTTCACTTTTCAATTAAAGAATATAGTTAATTTTAACTTCTCTAGAATATTCTTATTTATTGTGCTTTATTATCAGTGAAATTAACTTACCTTATTCATTAATTGTTTTGATATATGTCTTGAATGGTGTGACTTTTCATCAATACTGTTGTTGCAATTAATGTAAAGTATAATGGTTAGTTATACTAATAATATTAATGTAACGATATTTTAGGAAGACATTGGGCTAGATTTACTCTTTCAATAAagttaactaatttttcttaaattgtgtgaaaaaaaatcaaaaacatCATAGTGCTATGGAGGGAATATATTTAATAGGGCAACTTCTGTTTGTTTATCCTTGTTTTATTTTGCCCTCATCAATATTTATTTGTTGAAAATTGCCCTGATGCTCTCTTAGTCtgacgttttttttttttaccatttcaattttatcctacAATGCCGCTGATTATGTAATTTTACTTCAACCATTTGAACTTTACACTCTACTTTATTACTCCTTAAGTTGGTGAAAACGATCCTAATTAAGCCAAATATTTAGTATTTACACTTCGATACTTCTTTGACGAGTTTGAAATTGTCTTTAATCTTGAGTTATTTATTTGTCGAGTCGGatttaaacaaatttttgtTATATCGGGACTCTTGTAGCTTGaaattttttcatataaaaCTAAAGTTTGATGCCATTTTATTGACCTAAGATTTTTGTCAAATTTGGTACATTAACAAGCATTATATATTTCTCATGCATGTTTCGCTTGATTTATCATTGACGAACCAAATTCGAAAAACATGTTAGCAAATCGAGCTCAATTCAAATATTGAATATGTTAATTCATTTTGCAACTCAATCTTTACAAGTGTTTGGATACAAaacttatcccaaataatatttcgcttgcatcatatacacattttccaatccacctttttatatttccaatcacctttttatctcacatacatcacatcacaaaaaatgctacagtaattattccaaataatatttcaaataataccctatccaaacaaacagaATTTAGATAATACCCTATCTAAATTGTTAAGCCACTATGGCGAAGAAACGTCTGTGCTTACGTAGCACTTCGAAACACGGAAAAGACTGAGTCAAAGGGAGGCCATTGCAATTTTCAAAAAGTCAAGTGCAGGAAatccacaaaatttttttttttttttttgttgaaagaAGGAAATCCACATTTAAAGCTGTATGCGGTCCCAagcagcttttttttttttaaaggagtTTTCAACAATTAAATAGGTATTGTAATTTATTCAATCATCAATACATGATTACAAAAAACCTATGATTTTGAAGGACTGAAACTCAAACACAGCCCTTTTACAAGAAATTAGTATCAGTCTCACTCCAAATTCTGCAAGAAGTTTCTGAAATTGTTATGTGAAGATCCATTTTCCTTCACAGCCTCAATCGCCATACATCTCCATTTAGCAGAATTTCTTCTtatttcttcccctttttcACCACCTCCCATCACAGTATCCAAGCACCTCCTGATCTCTGCTCTTTCCACCAACCCTTCTTCATTAGCTTTTGCTCTCACCCCAATACCCCAAACTTCCTCAATCAACTTTGCATTCGTTGTCTGATCAGAAAAATGTGGACATCCCGCAATTGGAACCCCAGCAACAATACTCTCCAGTGTTGAATTCCACCCACAGTGTGTGAGAAAACACCCTATTGACCTGTGACAGAGCACCTCCATTTGTGAACACCATGGCACTATCATCCCCTCTTCACTTGAAATATTTTCTACCACTGCCTTTACTTCTTCTTCCTGTTCGTTATCTGCTCGTAACACGAGCAAATAAGACCTTCCAGCTTCCTTTAATCCATGCAAAATCTccatcttttcttctttctttaaaCTCAAAAGGCTTCCGAATGATGCATAAACCACTGACCTTTCTGGTTTTGAGTCCAACCATTGAAGACAGTCATTTTCCGGGATGTCAAATAAGTTGCCACCAACAGATTTATCAGATGAATCGTAGCCATCACAAAAGGCTGATGGAATCAAAGGTCCAATTGGGATCAAATTCATTCCATCAACAGCTTTGATTGATGCTTCTTCTAACTCGTTAAAAGTGTTGACAAGCACACAAGCTTCTGAGTCTTGCTCTaagattttaatattttcatgaacaaaagGAACTACAGAAGCAAATAATGGATCATTCGGTAAGAGAAAGGTCGGCAAATCCTCCTTTTGCAACAAGGGAAGGTCAGGCAATTTTATGGAAATTGAAGAGCAATCAACTTCACGAACTCCATCATAAATTCCATCATGGCTATTGAAGTACCTGTGGTATATGGCAAACGAGGTGGCACATTGGATAGCCAAAAGCGCCGAATGAATATTCATTTCACTCGCCACTTCTGCCACCCAAGGCAGCAACACAGTGTAGATTAAGAAGGTCACTGGTCGGCCTTCATTGGATGAACATTGGATCAACTTGGTAAGGTCTTTAGAACCGTAACACTTAACATCTGATAAATAAGGCCCGGGATTGCGGTTTTTCATAGGTTCTTCATCGTCATAGCCATCCGAAAAGGATGCAAAGGAGAGACCAATAGAGGCTGGAGGGTTTTTAATGCACCTAAGGCCATAAACCGTGGTGGCAAAGGTGACTTGTGCACCGGCTCTTGCCAAGTTTTTTGCTAGCTGAAGAGTAGGGTTGATGTGGCCTTGGGCTGGTAGAGCAGTGATGAGAAAGTGCTGGTGCTTGATGTTCATGGTGGATGCTCAATTATTTCCTAATCTTTTGCGCGTATTGGTTATTGACTGATGAGGAGATTGCAAAGCTTATATTCAAACTTGTGTTAATGACTTTTACGCTTCAATTTGTGAGTTGTGTTTGGAAGTATGCATCTTGACTAGCTTCGTTCACTTGATCCGGTTCCTGTGCGTTGATGCTTTTCTCCATAAACCACATTTTCCACAATTCATGATTGGAACATGtaacataaaataaaaggggCCAACTACGTTTCAAACGTTAAAAAGTATACTATATACCAACCAACCAATCACTGAAGTATACTGTCTTTCTACTCTTCACAAAAAATAAGACTAGTTCGCCTAATTCTTGACCTACTCGACTGACTTCATTGACGAACATATTTTCTGTGGCATcaataaaacatattttcttATGATTTGGATAGAATTAGTCAGTGCGTGTCAAGTTGCATAAGTTGCATAAGCCATCAAGTTCAACTTCTTGgattaatttgtaatttatgagaaaaaaataagccaaaaaaagaacaagaatATGCTTTTGCTATTTATGATCCACTaggtgttcatttttagttggCTTTTTTCTGACAAACACAAGGAGTGAACAATATTGAGACCTCTGAGAAATGGACTATGGAGATTTCTTTTCATTGGTTTTACTTACATTGTTAACAATTGAACTTGAATAGGACATATTTATGAGCTTAGTGTACAATACGTAAGGAATTAAAGTTTATGGTGGAAAGTGGAATAAGTCCTTTTACAAATGTGGAATTGTTAAAACGGCATGTTGTGTGCAACTTCCGCTAATTTTTCTTATGATATATTAACAATGGGATTCTAATGGCAAGAATATGTGAGCTTAGGGTGCaatattcaaaaattaaagtttaagatGCAAGGTGAGTATGTGGCACAATGTTAGGGTACAAATTTAAAATAGTCCTATAATTTTACTAATCAGCTGTTACCTAAATTGTTATTGCACTCACCTGTTGTCTAATTGGTTAAATAAAAAACTTCAACTTTTCTGATGTGAAGAAGGTGCTCGAGCGATTGGATTAGGAACAACATAAATCTTCGGTAAATTACAAATAAATCCCTTATGATTTCATTTATTATCACATGATTTCTCTAACATTTTAAACCCCCAATAATTTCATATAAAGTGGAAACTTAATGAAAAATAACCTATATAGCGTCGTTAGTTGAAATACAAGTAATATTCTTATTTAAATGCTAAATCAAATGATGACTTAATCACCTTatataaaatcacataggaATTATGTAGATAAATGCAAAAACTAAAAAGGGGTGTAATGGATGTTTATGCAAACCATAATGGGGTTAAGCAGATATTATGATCTTATCACACACACTTTTGGAGCATCTCTTGTACAACTGCTGTAATTAATTGTGCATTTCATCTATTTTCtactttacataaaatcataGGAGAGTTATATGACGATTTTGAAACCTTAAAGGGGTTATCTGGCATTATGCACCACTATGGGGGTTATATGTTATTTACCCTaaatcttttccctttttcatcGGTCTTGGTAAGTGATTTAAATAATTCTTGGAAACATAATTCAATTTGATCATGTAAGACGCGACCAATACAACAGAAACATGAGCAATAAATTCAATTGGCATGTTAGTCATGACAAATGACAAAAGGTTCAATTGATGATCACTTCATAAACTCAGACTCAAAATCATCATATCCTTGTCTCCTTACTCTAATTTCTGCAAGAAGTTTCTGAAATTGTTATGTGAAGATCCATTTTCCTTCACAGCCTCAATCGCCATACATCTCCATTTAGCAGAATTTCTTCTtatttcttcccctttttcACCACCTCCCATCACAGTATCCAAGCACCTCCTGATCTCTGCTCTTTCCACCACCCCTTCTTCATTAGCTTTTGCTCTCACCCCAATACCCCAAACTTCCTCGATCAACTTTGCATTTGTTGTCTGATCAGATAAATGTGGACATCCCACAATTGGAACCCCAGCAACAATACTCTCCAGTGTTGAATTCCACCCACAGTGTGTGAGAAAACACCCTATTGATCTGTGACAGAGTACCTCCATTTGTGAACACCATGGCACTATCATCCCCTCTTCACTTGAAATATTTTCTACCACTTCCTTTACTTCTTCTTCCTGTTCGTTATCTGCTCGTAACACGAGCAAATAAGACCTTCCAGCTTCCTTTAATCCATGCAAAATCTccatcttttcttctttctttaatGTCACAAGGCTTCCGAATGATGCATAAACCACTGACCTTTCTGGCTTTGAGTCCAACCATTGGAGAAAGCCTTTTGAAGGGGTGTCAAATAAGTCG
It contains:
- the LOC113765368 gene encoding UDP-glycosyltransferase 75C1-like codes for the protein MNIKHQHFLITALPAQGHINPTLQLAKNLARAGAQVTFATTVYGLRCIKNPPASIGLSFASFSDGYDDEEPMKNRNPGPYLSDVKCYGSKDLTKLIQCSSNEGRPVTFLIYTVLLPWVAEVASEMNIHSALLAIQCATSFAIYHRYFNSHDGIYDGVREVDCSSISIKLPDLPLLQKEDLPTFLLPNDPLFASVVPFVHENIKILEQDSEACVLVNTFNELEEASIKAVDGMNLIPIGPLIPSAFCDGYDSSDKSVGGNLFDIPENDCLQWLDSKPERSVVYASFGSLLSLKKEEKMEILHGLKEAGRSYLLVLRADNEQEEEVKAVVENISSEEGMIVPWCSQMEVLCHRSIGCFLTHCGWNSTLESIVAGVPIAGCPHFSDQTTNAKLIEEVWGIGVRAKANEEGLVERAEIRRCLDTVMGGGEKGEEIRRNSAKWRCMAIEAVKENGSSHNNFRNFLQNLE